The Sphingobacteriales bacterium nucleotide sequence TTGAACCGTGGTCGGTGGTGATTACCAGATAGCATTTTTCTGAAGCTATTTTTTCAATGGTTTCATATAAAGGCGAATTTTTGAACCATGAATAGGTTAGTGAACGATATGCAGTTTCATCTTCGGCCAGTTCTTTCAACACTTCCATTTCTGTTCTGACATGTGAAAGCAGGTCGATAAAATTATAGATGATGATCCGCAGGTTGCCGTTCATGTTGTTTACCTGATCCGGTAGCCTTCTTCCTGCTTCGAGTGAAGTGATTTTCTGGTAATTGACACTGATATTTTTTCTGAGTTTACGGAGATATTCTATCAGAAATTTTTCTTCGTTCAGGTTTTTCGAGCCTTTTTCTTCATCAAAAACCCAGGAATTGGGATAGCTTTTTTCGATATCCAGTGGCATCATACCGGAGAAAATAGCATTTCGGGAATAATTGGTTGCTGTTGGTAAAATGCTGAAATACAAATCATCATCCAGAAGATGAAATTTGTCAGTCAGCAAAGGCTGAATGGTTTTCCATTGGTCGTACCTGAAGTTGTCAATGATAATGGTATAAACCGGACGTCCCTTTTCCGCCAGTGGTAATATTTTTCTGATCATCAGCTTGTTCGACATGAGTGGAGCAGAATCGGGATTTTTTATCCAGTTCTGATAATTTTTCGAGATAAATTTAAAGAAGTTTGCATTGGCTTCAGATTTTTGGGAATCTAAAATTTGCTTCAGATTGGTATCATTCGATTTTTCGAGTTCAAGTTCCCACCTGACCAGTTCACGATACAGTTTTTTCCATCCTTCGATATCAAGATTGTCGTTGATGGTCATCGATAACTCCCTGAAATCCTGCTGATAAAGTGAAGTTATTTTTTCACTGACCAGTTGTTTTTGTTCCGTATGTTTTTTTACAGTCAGCCAGAGTTGTTTGGGATTAACCGGTTTGATCAGATAATCAGAAATCTGGGAGCCGATGGCTTCGTTCATCACAGGCTCTTCTTCAATTTTAGTTACCATGACAACGGGTAATTCCGGCCTTATCTTTTTAATGGCCACAAGGGTATCAAGCCCGTTGATGCCCGGCATTTTTTCGTCCAGAAATACGATATGGTAAAAATTGTTTTCTATTTCTTCAATGGCATCATAACCATTGGTTACTGCAACTACTTCATAATCTTTTTGTTCAAGAAAAATAATGTGTGGTTTAAGTAAATCAATTTCATCATCTGCCCAAAGAATCTTAATTTTGCTCATGATTTTTAACTGTTTATGACGTTGTGCAAAGGTAAAAACTTAATTTTTAACAGTTTATTATCAGGTGAAAAAGATAATATTTATCAACGACCCGGTTGCCGGATTTATAAAAATTGATAATCCATTATTACTTGAAATTGTCAATCATCCGTATTTCCAGAGGCTCAGGCGTATCCGTCAGCTTGGCCTGACCGATCTGGTGTTCCCGGGCGCTTCACATACCCGTTTTCAACACACCCTGGGTGCTTTTCAACTGATGAATGATGTTTTGGGTATCCTGAAAATGAAAGGTGTAGATATCAGTGCTGAAGAAGAAACAGGTGTTCTTTATGCGGTTTTGCTTCACGACATTGGTCATGGCCCATTTTCTCATGCACTCGAAATGGAAATCGTTGAGAATGTCAGTCATGAAACAATTTCCAGGTTTTTTCTCAGGCACTTTAACCATCAGTTAGGAGGCCCGCTTCAAATTGCAGAAAAAATTTTCAACAACAGTTTCGGGAGGCCTTTTTTTCACAGCCTCGTTTCCGGACAACTCGATGTTGACCGCCTCGACTATCTCAGGAGAGACAGTTTTTATACCGGTGTACCTGAAGGTATGACTGGCTCCGAGCGACTGATTCGTATGATGAATGTAGCTGAAAACCAGTTGGTTGTTGAAAAAAAAGGTGTTTATACCGTTGAAAATTATCTGATTGCCCGTCAGTCGATGTACTGGCAGGTTTATCTTCACAAAGCTGTTATATCAGCCGAACAAATTCTGATTAAGATACTGAGAAGGGCTAAATGGCTTGCCCGTCAACAGCAAAATCTTTTTGCCAGCCCGGCTTTGTCTTTTTTCCTCTATAACGACATTTCTGCTGACGATTTTAACAATCCATCTGTTTTGGATAACTTTGCACTCCTTGAAGATAACGATATATTACTTGCAATTAAAGTTTGGATGAACCATAGTGATTTTATTCTTTCATATTTAAGCCGTAACCTGATTAACAGAAACATCCCAGCTATCGAAGTATCCGATAAACCTTTCAGCGAAGAAAGAATAAAATTTTATAAAACGTTGACGCAAGAGCATTTTCATACAGGTGAGGAAGAAAACGACTATTTTGTCTATTCCGATTCCATTCAAAACACCTTATATGATTTTGTCAACGAACCTATCAGAATCCTGAATCCGGATGGAACTGTCGTTCATTATCACTCACCGTTTCTGAATGCAGAAATTCCGGTGCAGAAATATTTTCTTTGTTACCCCAAGCAATTCAAAAAAATATAGCATTCATGCAGATTACCCTTAAAGAAATATGTGATATCACTGATGGTAAACTCAGTTCTTCTTTATATGAGTCGAGAAATATTTCCGGTATTGCTACCCTGGAGGAAGCCTGTGCTGATGATTTATCTTTCTATCATAACGCCAAATATCTTGACAAGCTTTACCAGACTCAGGCAGGAGTTGTTCTGGTACCTGAAAGCTTCAGAACAGATGATAGCCTGAACTTTATTCCCTTGTATGTTAAAAATGTTTACGAATCTCTTGTCTTGTTGCTCGAAAAATTCAGCTTTACTTCAGATCAGAAGACCGGAATAGAAGAGCCGGTATTTATCGGTAGTAATGCCACGATAGGAAAAGATTGTTATCTCGGGGCTTTCACCTATATCGGCAGCAACGCAAAAATCGGTGAACACGTTAAAATCTATCCCAACTGTTATATCGGAGAAAATGTTGAAATTGAGGACTATACGGTAGTTTATGCTGGTGTGAAGATTTACTCAAAAACAAAAATCGGTAAGAAATGTATTCTTCATTCCGGTTGCGTCATAGGCAGTGACGGCTTTGGACATGCACCCATGGAGGATGGAACTTTCAGAAAAATACCCCAGATAGGCAATGTGGTTATTCACGATAATGTTGAAATTGGTGCAAACACTACCATCGACAGGGCTACCCTTGAGTCAACCATCATCCGCTCAGGCGTCAAACTTGATAACCTTATTATGATTGCCCATAATGTGGAAATCGGGGAAAATACGGTCATTGCAGCGCAGAGTGGTATCAGCGGAAGTACAAAGTTGGGTAAAAACTGTATGATTGGTGGTCAGGTGGGCATTGTCGGGCATATTATGATCGCTGAAAAATCAAGGATAGGTGCCAAAAGCGGTGTTTCCAGGGCAATCAGCGAAGCCGATAAAGATTGGTTTGGTATTCCTGCTCTGCCACTTCATGATACGTTGAGAATACATGCTATTCTGAGAAAATTGCCTGACCTTTACCGGAAAATTAATTTGCAGGAAAAAGAAATTCAGGAACTTAAAAAACAACATAACTCATAACTTAATATCAATTATGGAAATCAAACAGAAGACAATCGGAAAGCAGGTCAGTTTATCAGGAACCGGCTTGCACACAGGAAAAAGGGTTGTATTGACGTTTCAGCCTGCTGCAGAAAATCATGGCATTAAATTCAGAAGGATTGATCTGAAAGAACAACCAGTTAGTGAAGCAGATGTTGATCTTGTTATTGATACATCCAGAGGAACCAAACTGGGGAAAAATGGCGTTGAAATTGGTACTGTTGAACATGTAATGGCTGCCATTGCAGGACTTGATATTGACAACCTGCTCATCGACCTTGACGGGCCTGAATGCCCGATAATGGACGGAAGTTCCATGCCTTTTGTCAAAGCGCTGCTCGATGCAGGGATTAAAGAGCAAAATGCTGAAAAAGTTTATTTTGAAATAAAATCGAACATCTATTTTTCAAATGAAGAGGCTAAAGTCGAGATGATTGCCATGCCGCTGGATGGCTTCAGAATGACTGTAATGATTGATTATAATTCCCCTATATTGGGTAGTCAGCATGCCAGCATTACCAATTTGCGGGAGTTTAAAACCGACATTGCCGCCAGCCGTACTTTTTGTCTGCTGAATGAAGTGGAAGAGCTTGTCAATCAAAACCTGATCAAAGGGGGAGATGTCAACAATGCCATTGTAATAGTTGATAAAGAGTTATCGGATGAGCAAATTGACAGACTTGCCAAAATATTTAATAAAGATCCCAAAACCCTGAAGGTACAGAAAGACGGGATTCTTAACAATGTTGAACTGCATGCACCCAACGAACCGGCACGCCATAAACTGCTTGATTTACTGGGAGATATGGCACTTATTGGTGTTCCTATAAAGGCTCAGGTCATGGCTGCCCGTCCGGGACATAAATGGAATATCGAATTTGCGAAAAAAATCAAAAAAGTCATTAAATCAGCACAGAAGGCCGATAAAGTGGGTTTGCCCAAATATGATCCTAACAAAAAGCCTGTTTTCAGTACAATTGAAATTGAAAATTTGCTGCCTCACCGCCATCCTTTTTTACTGGTTGATAAAATCATTGAAATTTCAGACCGTTTTATCACAGGAATTAAAAATGTAACCTATGATGAATATTTCTTCAAAGGCCATTTCCCCAAAAACCCTGTTATGCCGGGTGTTTTAATCATTGAAGCATTAGCCCAGACAGGCGGTGTTCTTGTTTTATGCGATAAGCCTGACCCTGAAAATTATTCCACCTATTTCCTTAAAATTGATAATGCCAAGTTTAAAGATAAGGTACTACCCGGTGATACCCTGATTTTACGGTGTGAAATGACTGCTCCCATCCGGAGGGGTGTCTGCATCATGAAAGGAGAAGCCTATGTCGGGGAAAAGCTGGTGGCTGAAGCAGAATTAATGGCTCAGATAGTTAAAAACAGTTAATATGCACCAACCCTTAGCTTATGTTCATCCGGGAGCTAAAATAGCTCAGAATGTGGTCATCGAACCGTTTGTGACCATTCACAACAACGTGCAGATCGATGAAGGAACCTGGATAGGCCCTCATGTAACTATTATGGAAGGAGCCATAATCGGTAAAAACTGTAAAATTTTTCCCGGGAGTGTGATTTCTGCTATTCCTCAGGACCTGAAATTCAATGGTGAAGACAGCAATGTGGTTATTGGCAACAATGTCGTTATCCGTGAATTCTGCACCATCAACAGAGGAACGGTTCAGTCGCGTCAAACTTTTATTGATGATAATTCCCTTGTTATGGCATATGTCCATCTTGCTCATGATTGCCATGTCGGGAAAAATGTCATCCTTGCCAATGCGGTCAATATTGCCGGACATGTAAATATTGGTGATTATGCTATTATTGGCGGCATGAGTGCCATCCATCAGTTTGTGAATATCGGGGCACATGTCATGGTATCGGGAGGCTCTCTGGTCAGAAAGGATATTCCTCCCTATACAAAAGCTGCCCGTGAACCATTGTCTTATGTGGGAATTAATTCCATCGGATTGAGAAGGAGAGGGTTTTCTTCAAAGAAAATCAATGAGATACAGGATATTTACAGGATACTTTACATTCGTGGATACAACACTTCTCAGGCATTGAGAATCATTGAAGCTGAATTTAAGGCTACGCCTGAACGTGATGAAATATTAAGCTTTATCCGTAATTCCGACCGCGGTATCATGAAAGGTTATAGCCGGAAATAATTTAACAAGACATGCGGATCGCCTATATTGTCATGGCTTATAAAGACCCTCAGCAAATTGACCGTCTTGTTAAGGCCATGAATCATGAGGCTATTGATTTTTACATTCATGTTGATGCCAAGTTTGATATAAAGCCATTTCTGTTTCTTAAGGAAAACAGGAATGTCTATTTTTTTAAGAAAAACCATGTAATTTACTGGGCAGCATGGAATTTTACCCGGACATTGCTGCTATGCATCCATGAAATAATACAGACCGGCATACCTTACGAGTTTGTCGCTTCCTTTTCAGGACAGGATTATCCGTTAAAAAGCAATGAACATATTGTTGATTATCACCTGAAAAACATTGGTTGTTCCTTTTTTTCCCTTGAAGAACATCATTCGGAGTGGTGGACTCATGCCATCAGCAGGGTCAAGAAATATCACCTGACCAATTACAATTTTAAGGGAAGGTATAAGCTTCAGGACATCATGAACAAGGTTTTGCCGGAACGTAATTTTCCCTTTTATCAGACACTTTATGGCGGGCCCAGAGCAACATGGTGGACCATGTCGTCTGATGCGGCCAGATATGTTTCTGAAAGGGTTTTATCTGACAAAAAGCTTCAACGTTTCTGCAATTTTACCTGGTGTCCTGATGAGTTTCTGATTCCAACCGTATTGATGAATTCTCCTTTTAAGGACTCAGTTATCAATGATAGCGGAAGATATATTGACTGGTCGTCAGGAGGGGCAAACCCAAAGATATTGACGACAGATGATTTCGATAACATTATAAATTCCGGAAAACTGTATGCCCGCAAGTTTGATGTATCCGTTGATTCTGAAATACTTGACCAGATTGATGCGGTGAGGTAGTTTTTTGTTTAAGGTGATGCCTGGCCATCCTTCTTTTATCTCAATCTGAAAAAGATGATTTTCCTGACATTTGCTCCCGTTGTGGCAAATTACTTATTGTAATCAGGGACAACAAATCCAAATTGATTTTTAAGTTCAGCGGCTGAAAAGT carries:
- a CDS encoding HD domain-containing protein; translation: MKKIIFINDPVAGFIKIDNPLLLEIVNHPYFQRLRRIRQLGLTDLVFPGASHTRFQHTLGAFQLMNDVLGILKMKGVDISAEEETGVLYAVLLHDIGHGPFSHALEMEIVENVSHETISRFFLRHFNHQLGGPLQIAEKIFNNSFGRPFFHSLVSGQLDVDRLDYLRRDSFYTGVPEGMTGSERLIRMMNVAENQLVVEKKGVYTVENYLIARQSMYWQVYLHKAVISAEQILIKILRRAKWLARQQQNLFASPALSFFLYNDISADDFNNPSVLDNFALLEDNDILLAIKVWMNHSDFILSYLSRNLINRNIPAIEVSDKPFSEERIKFYKTLTQEHFHTGEEENDYFVYSDSIQNTLYDFVNEPIRILNPDGTVVHYHSPFLNAEIPVQKYFLCYPKQFKKI
- the lpxD gene encoding UDP-3-O-(3-hydroxymyristoyl)glucosamine N-acyltransferase, giving the protein MQITLKEICDITDGKLSSSLYESRNISGIATLEEACADDLSFYHNAKYLDKLYQTQAGVVLVPESFRTDDSLNFIPLYVKNVYESLVLLLEKFSFTSDQKTGIEEPVFIGSNATIGKDCYLGAFTYIGSNAKIGEHVKIYPNCYIGENVEIEDYTVVYAGVKIYSKTKIGKKCILHSGCVIGSDGFGHAPMEDGTFRKIPQIGNVVIHDNVEIGANTTIDRATLESTIIRSGVKLDNLIMIAHNVEIGENTVIAAQSGISGSTKLGKNCMIGGQVGIVGHIMIAEKSRIGAKSGVSRAISEADKDWFGIPALPLHDTLRIHAILRKLPDLYRKINLQEKEIQELKKQHNS
- a CDS encoding PglZ domain-containing protein, with product MSKIKILWADDEIDLLKPHIIFLEQKDYEVVAVTNGYDAIEEIENNFYHIVFLDEKMPGINGLDTLVAIKKIRPELPVVMVTKIEEEPVMNEAIGSQISDYLIKPVNPKQLWLTVKKHTEQKQLVSEKITSLYQQDFRELSMTINDNLDIEGWKKLYRELVRWELELEKSNDTNLKQILDSQKSEANANFFKFISKNYQNWIKNPDSAPLMSNKLMIRKILPLAEKGRPVYTIIIDNFRYDQWKTIQPLLTDKFHLLDDDLYFSILPTATNYSRNAIFSGMMPLDIEKSYPNSWVFDEEKGSKNLNEEKFLIEYLRKLRKNISVNYQKITSLEAGRRLPDQVNNMNGNLRIIIYNFIDLLSHVRTEMEVLKELAEDETAYRSLTYSWFKNSPLYETIEKIASEKCYLVITTDHGSIRVKRPSRVIGDKNTTTNLRFKQGKNLDFEMKEVLYFKNPADIMLPQPAISSSYIFAREDYYFIYQNNYNYFANYYENTFQHGGVSMEEMMVPIVVLEN
- the lpxA gene encoding acyl-ACP--UDP-N-acetylglucosamine O-acyltransferase, translated to MHQPLAYVHPGAKIAQNVVIEPFVTIHNNVQIDEGTWIGPHVTIMEGAIIGKNCKIFPGSVISAIPQDLKFNGEDSNVVIGNNVVIREFCTINRGTVQSRQTFIDDNSLVMAYVHLAHDCHVGKNVILANAVNIAGHVNIGDYAIIGGMSAIHQFVNIGAHVMVSGGSLVRKDIPPYTKAAREPLSYVGINSIGLRRRGFSSKKINEIQDIYRILYIRGYNTSQALRIIEAEFKATPERDEILSFIRNSDRGIMKGYSRK
- a CDS encoding bifunctional UDP-3-O-[3-hydroxymyristoyl] N-acetylglucosamine deacetylase/3-hydroxyacyl-ACP dehydratase: MEIKQKTIGKQVSLSGTGLHTGKRVVLTFQPAAENHGIKFRRIDLKEQPVSEADVDLVIDTSRGTKLGKNGVEIGTVEHVMAAIAGLDIDNLLIDLDGPECPIMDGSSMPFVKALLDAGIKEQNAEKVYFEIKSNIYFSNEEAKVEMIAMPLDGFRMTVMIDYNSPILGSQHASITNLREFKTDIAASRTFCLLNEVEELVNQNLIKGGDVNNAIVIVDKELSDEQIDRLAKIFNKDPKTLKVQKDGILNNVELHAPNEPARHKLLDLLGDMALIGVPIKAQVMAARPGHKWNIEFAKKIKKVIKSAQKADKVGLPKYDPNKKPVFSTIEIENLLPHRHPFLLVDKIIEISDRFITGIKNVTYDEYFFKGHFPKNPVMPGVLIIEALAQTGGVLVLCDKPDPENYSTYFLKIDNAKFKDKVLPGDTLILRCEMTAPIRRGVCIMKGEAYVGEKLVAEAELMAQIVKNS
- a CDS encoding beta-1,6-N-acetylglucosaminyltransferase, which encodes MRIAYIVMAYKDPQQIDRLVKAMNHEAIDFYIHVDAKFDIKPFLFLKENRNVYFFKKNHVIYWAAWNFTRTLLLCIHEIIQTGIPYEFVASFSGQDYPLKSNEHIVDYHLKNIGCSFFSLEEHHSEWWTHAISRVKKYHLTNYNFKGRYKLQDIMNKVLPERNFPFYQTLYGGPRATWWTMSSDAARYVSERVLSDKKLQRFCNFTWCPDEFLIPTVLMNSPFKDSVINDSGRYIDWSSGGANPKILTTDDFDNIINSGKLYARKFDVSVDSEILDQIDAVR